The region GCTTTGATCGGTCGAACAATCCGATCTTGCCTATAATGATTTAGCCCGATTGactgtaaaaaaattaaaaaataaaaaagaaagaaataaaaaccgCCGGACTTTTTCGTTTGACGTTGTTCCCGTTTGAGTTCcacaattttcctttttattataaTGCAAATTGGAGGAGCGAAAACAATATGCATAAATTACAAAGAAAAGcctatggccctgtttggtaaatggttattggctgattgggttggctgtttgggttagaatgtatgatttgttaataacattagatGATTggaaaaagttgtttgatagattagctgttagctgatagctgtttggtataattttttttctcaaaaagctaattgaaaagactgctttaagtagccttttgaattttagtattttagagatacaaaaagcttattaaccaaacaactaatagtgatcaaataagccaaaattgactgatatgctgattatttaccaaacatgacccATATAATTTGCAAAGTAGTCCACCCACCACCGCACCGCAATCTTCCACGCAGATGCGTTTCTTTATCCTTTCCTCTTCATTCTTCAATTATAAGCGCCCCCATCCCCCCTATCGCTTTCCACTCTCCCCAGATCTTAAACAAAGGTCCGCTCTCTCATTCTCTCTTTAGAATCGAACTGTTACTCTCATCTACGAATTTGCGTTTTGATTTTCCCGTTTGATTCGTTTGTACGTTCGTTGTCCTGTATGTAGATCTCTATTTTGTTAAGCATCTTCCGTTTTATTTGGATTTGCTATTTATATATCAGTTTTTGCTATTTggatatgtattttttatgcTAAGTTAAAATGGCAGCCACAGAGGTCAATTTGtttgtgtgtgtctgtgtgtgcattttgtgtattttttttatttgaattttgaagatTGTGTTTGGTTACCATAGTACCGGATTTCATTCCGGTGGCAAAAGGTCGACTAAAAATTCTCATCAAATAGATATCAGTAGGTTGCTGGAAAAGTGAAAGGTCTGGAACTCTGAATCTTGTGGAGTACTGAATACTGAGATAATTTTTCTAAGGCTCAAAATGTGTTGCAAGAGCATTTTTCAATGAAAAGGATCTCACATTCTCACGGATCtgattttctcaatttttctaTGCATAATTAGGCTTACTATCATAAGAAATTTGATATGGACCTTTCATCTAGAATGTAAGTACTTTGGTTGGTGATTTGGTGAAGTTATTTTAGCAATTAGTATTACTTTTCAAATAGATGGCTTTTACAGGGTCTTTTGTAGCCAAACAACCCAAGAAACACCTAACAAGGGctaaagtgatttttttttttggtgacatCAAATTGAgatagttttgttttatttatttatttatttattgggaaaaattgcacttttcatcctAAGTTATAGAATAATGGTTGGATATTAGGATTCATCCCTACTCTTTGGTCTTGCTCACTTCTAgtccttaagttataattgacattgcaaattttgtcctttttctaacaaaacattagggacaAAATTTGCAGTTATAGCTTAGGGATGAAATGAGTATCACCGACAAGTAGGGACGAATCCTACAATTACTCTATAACTTAGGGAAgaaaagtacaattttcccttatttatttgttgttattttatatcatttgttttgttcttttattGGAGGGTGATGGAAGGTATAGATCAAAAGTATGTATTTTCTTCCTCTACAACTGCAAAAATTTATTACACATCTTAAGGATATTGACAGGTGAATTTTAGTGCAGAAGTTTGCACTCAAGCCAGGGATCATGGGTCGTGGAGTCAGTTTTGGTGGGGGCCAGAGTTCTTTGGGCTATCTTTTTGGTAGTGGTGAGCCTCCAAAGCCTACTACTAACAATTCTGAGGCTCCTCTGAATCAAGGAACAGCTGTTAGTGCTGGAACTCCACAGAAATCTGTTGCACCTGCACCAGCACCGCCTGCAGATGCTACCAAACAGATACCAGCTGGGGTC is a window of Ipomoea triloba cultivar NCNSP0323 chromosome 11, ASM357664v1 DNA encoding:
- the LOC115996845 gene encoding protein SPIRAL1-like 1, whose product is MGRGVSFGGGQSSLGYLFGSGEPPKPTTNNSEAPLNQGTAVSAGTPQKSVAPAPAPPADATKQIPAGVPGSKTNNYFRADGQNCGNFLTDRPTTKVHAAPGGGSSLDYLFGGGGGSSK